In Besnoitia besnoiti strain Bb-Ger1 chromosome Unknown contig00227, whole genome shotgun sequence, a genomic segment contains:
- a CDS encoding cytochrome b (encoded by transcript BESB_042590) gives MSAHYSLVIEQDSFVPYLPYYLIGLIFLQTAFGLIELSHPDNSIPVNRFVTPLHIVPEWYFLAYYAVLKVIPSKTGGLLVFMSSLINLALLSEIRALNTRMLIRQHFMTRNVVSGWVIIWVYSMIFLIIIGSAIPQATYILYGRLATIVYLTTGLVLCLY, from the exons atgtcggctcattactcccttgttattgaacaagattca tttgttccctatctaccatattatctaattggtttaattttcttacaaacggcttttggtttgattgaattatcgcacccagataactccataccagtgaaccggtttgtaactccgcttcatatcgtacctgaatggtactttttagcatattatgcggtgttaaaagtaatcccatccaaaaccggtggtttgttagtatttatgtcctctctcattaacttagctcttttatctgaaattcgagctttgaatactcgaatgttgatacgacaacattttatgactcgaaatgtagtcagtggatgggtaattatttgggtatacagtatgatcttcttgattattattggtagtgctattccacaagcgacttatatcttatatggtagattagctactatcgtatatcttactaccggattggttctatgcttatactaa